In Thalassoglobus sp. JC818, one DNA window encodes the following:
- the fabD gene encoding ACP S-malonyltransferase, which translates to MSRIGFLFPGQGAQHIGMGKQIVEQYPAADALFDQAAEILGYDLKKLCFEGPSSELDSTVYSQPAIFVTSLACLEKLRADSPDIILSCEVAAGLSLGEYTALVFSGAMSFEDGLRVVQQRGQAMQDAADATPSGMASVLMLDLADVEKIRDEAQSAGIVEIANYLCPGNLVLSGENAAIELAVELAEKAGAKVVPLAVAGAFHTEIMKPADDRLMKALSEVPIASPERPVISNVDAQSHSDPDEIKEVLVRQVINPVRWEDSVRGMLDSGVDEFYEIGPGRVLTGLLKRIHRKTRCTAVNDS; encoded by the coding sequence ATGAGTCGAATTGGGTTCCTCTTTCCAGGACAAGGTGCACAACACATTGGGATGGGAAAGCAAATCGTCGAGCAGTATCCGGCGGCGGACGCGCTTTTCGATCAAGCAGCCGAAATTCTGGGTTACGACCTGAAGAAGCTCTGCTTTGAAGGACCTTCTTCGGAGTTGGACTCGACCGTTTACAGCCAGCCAGCCATTTTCGTGACGAGCTTGGCCTGTCTCGAGAAACTCCGTGCGGACTCACCCGATATCATCCTCTCCTGTGAAGTCGCTGCCGGACTGAGTCTGGGAGAATATACCGCTCTCGTCTTCTCAGGAGCGATGAGTTTCGAGGATGGGCTGCGAGTGGTTCAGCAACGCGGACAAGCGATGCAGGACGCCGCCGATGCAACTCCCTCGGGGATGGCTAGTGTGCTGATGCTGGATCTCGCTGACGTGGAGAAGATTCGAGACGAAGCTCAATCAGCCGGGATCGTCGAGATCGCGAACTACCTTTGCCCGGGGAATCTGGTCCTCTCCGGTGAAAACGCTGCAATTGAACTCGCAGTTGAACTCGCTGAGAAAGCGGGAGCGAAAGTCGTCCCGCTGGCAGTGGCGGGTGCGTTTCACACGGAAATCATGAAACCGGCTGACGACCGCCTCATGAAGGCGTTGAGCGAGGTACCCATCGCGAGCCCTGAACGTCCCGTGATCTCAAACGTTGATGCTCAGTCACATTCTGATCCAGATGAGATCAAAGAGGTTCTCGTCCGACAGGTGATCAATCCAGTCCGCTGGGAAGACTCTGTTCGAGGCATGCTCGATTCCGGAGTTGATGAGTTCTATGAAATTGGACCGGGACGAGTTTTGACCGGTTTGCTGAAGCGAATTCATCGCAAAACACGATGCACTGCCGTGAATGATTCGTAG
- the fabF gene encoding beta-ketoacyl-ACP synthase II: MLKRVVVTGLGVVTSLGCEVSEFWDSICAAKSGVSKIRRFDCSNFKVQFGGEVQNFELTEHMDLLEKDVRRLDRFVQFAMAAAQKAITDSGIDFASGDPYLHGVLVGSGIGGLNEIEQQHSILFDRGPTRVSPLMIPKLMVNAASGNISVRWKLKGPNSAVATACASATNAIGDAYRLIQHGQAKVMVTGGSEAAVTPMGLSGFARMQALSTRNDAPEAASRPFDVDRDGFVMAEGAGICVLEEYEHARSRGANIVAEVLGYGMSADGSHMTAPDPEGRGAARAMQGALKDAEISADSISYVNAHGTSTPLGDKAETMAIKSVYGNHSRSMPVSSTKSQLGHLLGASGGVEFVISSLAIRDQIAPPTINLDHPDEACDLDYVPNEARRMRIDRVMTNSFGFGGHNACLILGKV; the protein is encoded by the coding sequence ATGCTGAAGCGAGTCGTTGTTACCGGCTTAGGCGTCGTCACCTCTCTTGGCTGTGAAGTCAGCGAGTTTTGGGACAGCATCTGCGCTGCCAAAAGTGGCGTCAGTAAAATTCGTCGTTTCGACTGTTCCAACTTCAAGGTTCAGTTCGGGGGAGAAGTGCAGAACTTCGAACTCACCGAACACATGGACCTTCTTGAGAAGGACGTTCGACGCCTCGATCGTTTTGTGCAGTTTGCCATGGCAGCTGCGCAAAAGGCGATCACCGATTCCGGGATCGACTTCGCAAGTGGTGACCCGTACCTGCACGGAGTTCTCGTCGGGTCTGGAATTGGCGGTCTGAACGAAATTGAGCAACAGCACTCAATTCTGTTCGACCGTGGTCCGACCCGCGTCTCACCGTTGATGATTCCAAAGCTGATGGTGAACGCCGCCAGCGGAAACATCTCGGTTCGATGGAAGCTCAAAGGGCCAAACAGTGCTGTGGCCACAGCGTGTGCCTCAGCGACAAACGCAATTGGCGACGCCTACCGTCTGATTCAGCACGGTCAGGCAAAAGTCATGGTGACCGGCGGAAGCGAAGCGGCCGTCACCCCGATGGGGCTGTCTGGTTTTGCTCGAATGCAGGCTCTGTCGACACGTAACGACGCACCTGAAGCAGCCAGCCGACCGTTCGATGTCGACCGCGACGGTTTTGTGATGGCGGAAGGGGCTGGGATTTGTGTTCTTGAAGAATACGAACATGCCCGTTCACGTGGTGCAAATATCGTCGCCGAAGTTCTCGGTTACGGCATGTCCGCGGACGGAAGTCATATGACTGCTCCAGATCCGGAAGGGCGTGGAGCAGCAAGAGCAATGCAGGGAGCATTGAAGGACGCTGAGATCAGCGCTGATTCAATCAGCTACGTGAATGCTCACGGGACAAGTACACCTCTCGGTGACAAAGCTGAGACAATGGCCATCAAGAGTGTTTACGGAAATCACTCACGATCGATGCCGGTCTCCAGCACAAAGAGTCAACTGGGACACCTGTTGGGAGCATCCGGAGGGGTTGAGTTTGTGATCTCGTCTCTCGCAATTCGTGATCAGATTGCTCCACCGACAATCAACCTTGATCATCCTGACGAAGCTTGTGATTTGGACTATGTGCCGAACGAAGCTCGACGAATGCGGATCGATCGCGTCATGACCAACAGCTTCGGATTCGGCGGACACAACGCCTGTCTGATCTTGGGCAAAGTTTGA
- the acpP gene encoding acyl carrier protein, giving the protein MEDKIISIVSEQLSVSKDEISRESNFIDDLQADSLDLVELGMKFEEEFGVSIPDEDYETMKTVGDAIDYIKQRENA; this is encoded by the coding sequence GTGGAAGATAAGATCATCTCAATTGTGAGCGAGCAATTGAGCGTATCCAAGGATGAAATCTCTCGAGAGAGTAACTTTATTGATGATCTTCAGGCCGATTCTTTGGATCTGGTCGAGCTGGGAATGAAGTTCGAAGAAGAGTTCGGAGTTTCGATTCCTGATGAAGATTACGAAACGATGAAAACTGTTGGCGATGCCATCGATTACATCAAGCAACGGGAGAATGCTTGA